The following proteins come from a genomic window of Oligoflexus sp.:
- a CDS encoding outer membrane lipoprotein-sorting protein, with protein sequence MLRKGTAILGVTLSVSLLSGKALALDEAQTKDLIKLVDERQRATGDYASVVFIDQKEKDGSTKAFEARVYRRDADDKWMILFTKPKAEAGKGYLRVEKNLFLYEPALGKWERQTERASIAGTNSRRDDFDESRLSIEYEAKFIGDEKLGKFGVHRVKLTAKPGVDVASPIVELWIDQDSKNILKRQESALSGKLLRTTYYPGWDKMFSKSKGSDVYVPKEIRVFDEVEKGNSTTVVLRDVKLDPLDANMFTKAWLESQSR encoded by the coding sequence ATGTTGCGCAAAGGTACGGCAATTCTGGGAGTGACCCTTTCGGTATCCCTTCTCTCGGGCAAGGCCCTGGCTCTTGATGAAGCCCAAACCAAGGACCTTATCAAGCTGGTGGATGAGCGGCAGCGGGCCACGGGGGATTACGCCTCGGTCGTCTTTATCGATCAGAAGGAAAAGGACGGCAGCACCAAGGCCTTCGAAGCCCGCGTCTATCGCCGTGATGCCGACGACAAATGGATGATACTCTTCACCAAGCCCAAGGCCGAAGCCGGCAAGGGTTATCTGCGGGTGGAAAAAAACCTCTTTCTTTACGAGCCCGCTCTCGGCAAGTGGGAAAGACAGACCGAAAGGGCCAGCATCGCCGGCACCAACAGTCGCCGGGATGACTTTGATGAATCGCGGCTTTCCATCGAATACGAAGCCAAATTCATCGGGGATGAAAAGCTCGGGAAATTCGGAGTGCATCGCGTGAAGCTGACCGCCAAACCCGGAGTGGACGTCGCGAGTCCCATCGTGGAGCTTTGGATCGATCAGGATTCCAAAAATATCCTGAAACGCCAGGAATCGGCGCTCTCCGGCAAGCTTCTGCGTACGACCTATTATCCCGGCTGGGATAAGATGTTCAGTAAATCGAAGGGCTCGGATGTATACGTGCCCAAGGAAATCCGCGTCTTTGACGAAGTCGAGAAGGGCAACAGCACGACCGTGGTGCTGCGGGATGTGAAGCTCGATCCTTTGGATGCGAACATGTTTACCAAAGCCTGGCTGGAATCGCAGAGCCGCTAA
- a CDS encoding ABC transporter permease, which yields MLTMLNIAFRNLLQAKRRTILLGLAVAIVATLFLFLRAVSSSISERMIESATTLSAGHVNVGGFFKIRKKASSPILAERTKLRGIVAKTVPEAEGIIDRHRGWGRVISPASSINAGVNGINYDEEGRFFKSLRLAKESEYKKDGSDQTFGSFEDMQKPNTALIFASQAKKLELRVGDTLTLVTEASGGQDNTVDLQVAAIASDVGFMSNWSIFTQRQVVLDLYDVGPETTGVVMVYLKEADKANEVMERLRKAFKENGYEVMDHDPNPFFMKFEKVAGEDWLGQKLDLTIWSDEISFVLWITDALNYISAIVITLLAVIIIGGIMNSMWMSVRERTKEIGTMRAIGAQRGFILQMFVFEALMLGLLASGLGILFGSLVILVINSLNIPITNDGIRLFMMTNTLKFSLHPGQIISTLILFAAITGLAALYPAYKAARLRPVEALMQGK from the coding sequence ATGCTCACCATGCTCAATATTGCCTTTCGCAACCTTCTGCAGGCCAAACGCCGGACCATACTCCTGGGCCTGGCGGTGGCGATCGTTGCGACGCTCTTTCTTTTCCTGCGCGCTGTGTCGAGTTCCATCAGCGAGCGCATGATTGAATCGGCCACCACGCTGTCCGCTGGTCATGTGAACGTTGGCGGCTTTTTCAAAATACGGAAAAAAGCCTCGTCCCCCATCCTCGCGGAACGCACGAAGCTCCGAGGAATCGTGGCCAAAACCGTACCTGAAGCAGAAGGGATCATCGACCGGCATCGCGGCTGGGGACGCGTCATCAGTCCTGCGTCGTCGATCAATGCCGGCGTGAACGGCATCAATTATGACGAGGAAGGACGCTTTTTCAAAAGCCTGCGCCTGGCCAAGGAAAGCGAATACAAAAAGGACGGCAGCGATCAGACCTTCGGCAGTTTTGAAGACATGCAAAAACCCAACACCGCGTTGATCTTTGCCAGCCAGGCGAAGAAGCTGGAGCTGCGGGTCGGTGATACCCTGACCCTCGTGACAGAGGCTTCCGGCGGGCAGGACAATACCGTGGATCTGCAGGTCGCCGCCATCGCTTCGGACGTCGGCTTTATGAGCAACTGGTCGATCTTCACCCAGCGCCAGGTCGTGCTTGATCTCTACGATGTGGGCCCCGAGACCACGGGCGTGGTCATGGTTTATTTGAAGGAGGCCGACAAGGCCAATGAAGTCATGGAGCGCCTGCGCAAAGCCTTCAAAGAAAATGGCTATGAGGTGATGGATCACGATCCCAATCCCTTCTTCATGAAATTTGAAAAGGTTGCAGGCGAGGACTGGCTCGGACAGAAGCTCGATCTGACCATCTGGAGCGACGAGATTTCCTTCGTCCTTTGGATTACGGACGCCTTGAATTACATTTCCGCGATCGTCATCACCCTGCTCGCCGTCATCATCATCGGCGGCATCATGAATTCGATGTGGATGAGCGTTCGCGAACGCACCAAAGAGATCGGAACCATGCGGGCCATCGGTGCCCAGCGTGGCTTCATCCTTCAGATGTTCGTGTTCGAAGCCTTGATGCTGGGCCTTCTGGCCTCAGGGCTGGGCATTCTATTCGGCAGCCTTGTGATCCTTGTGATCAACAGCCTGAATATTCCCATCACCAACGATGGCATCCGTCTTTTCATGATGACCAATACTTTGAAATTCAGTCTGCACCCTGGCCAGATCATCAGCACTCTGATCCTCTTCGCCGCGATCACGGGTCTGGCTGCTCTCTATCCTGCTTACAAAGCGGCCCGGCTGCGTCCGGTGGAAGCTTTGATGCAGGGCAAATGA
- a CDS encoding ABC transporter permease, translating to MRLLEMITLIMKVAFRNLWLYRVKTLVIGTLLCLGTFLGVIGFSLLRDVEGSMRESIIGSIAGHLQIYSDKAKDDLALFGGGFMGRSDIGELPDIVPYREVAMANPNVQAFVPMGLDMSLLGRGNEMDESLDLLREALKNQDPVAIQTRIDAVRFQLEQLKKEAAEQKKLAADVAIIEQREADIAKAEAPGFLDDLKTVDEAKLQFLETKIAPLSGEKTPIYLGYIGTDISIYQKNFSKFHVIEGQDLPPGQRGILLAHRARENFLKVIVARLFDRLNKRLVATNIKIKGDAENERNAADLARQYSAIISSLSRDQASDLSKKLTDFGINGAKPDQDLITHLTSQLKEFLTVNDENFRARHEWFYKNIAPLIKLYEISPGETITLRAYTRSGYVKSLPLKVYGVYSFAGLEDSDLAGQTSIIDLVSFRELYGKMTEASQKELAEMRAQVGIKDIEASNAEDALFGEASQAQIETRSLEAKPGPVEAVINIKPTIPDRFDLDEVTRGLALNAAIKLKDPSRLAQTQEELIQAFKDKGLGVRVVDWQQASGIVGQMVNIMRLVLVLALGVIGLVTLVIINNSIIVGTLNRIREIGTMRAIGAQKSFVVGLFLGETCVTGLIGSILGAILGAVVLVLLSKVGIPAVNDVVSFLFSGPRLYPNIRWDIIIATPFVITLVATLSSIYAARLAARVQPAEAMQEKE from the coding sequence ATGAGACTTTTGGAAATGATCACGTTGATCATGAAAGTGGCGTTTCGCAATCTTTGGCTCTATCGCGTCAAAACCCTGGTGATCGGAACCCTTTTGTGCCTCGGAACTTTTCTCGGCGTGATTGGCTTTTCGCTCCTGAGGGACGTGGAAGGGTCGATGCGGGAAAGTATCATCGGCAGTATCGCCGGTCATCTGCAGATTTATTCGGATAAAGCGAAGGATGATCTGGCTCTGTTCGGGGGCGGGTTCATGGGGCGTTCTGATATCGGTGAATTGCCGGATATCGTGCCCTATCGCGAGGTGGCCATGGCCAACCCGAATGTCCAGGCCTTTGTTCCGATGGGTCTGGATATGTCGCTGCTCGGTCGCGGCAACGAGATGGATGAAAGTCTCGACCTTCTGCGCGAGGCTTTGAAAAACCAGGATCCGGTGGCCATTCAAACCCGGATCGATGCCGTGCGGTTTCAGCTGGAGCAGCTGAAGAAGGAAGCGGCGGAACAGAAAAAGCTCGCGGCGGATGTCGCGATCATCGAGCAAAGAGAGGCCGATATCGCCAAGGCCGAGGCGCCTGGATTCCTGGACGATCTGAAAACGGTCGACGAAGCGAAGCTGCAATTTCTGGAAACCAAAATCGCGCCGCTCTCGGGCGAAAAAACTCCCATCTATCTTGGCTATATTGGAACCGACATCAGCATCTATCAGAAAAATTTCTCGAAGTTCCATGTGATCGAAGGCCAGGATCTGCCGCCTGGACAGCGCGGGATCCTTCTGGCCCATCGTGCGCGCGAAAACTTTCTGAAGGTGATCGTGGCCCGACTCTTCGATCGGCTGAACAAGCGCCTGGTCGCCACCAATATCAAGATCAAGGGCGATGCCGAGAATGAACGCAATGCGGCTGACCTTGCCCGTCAGTACAGTGCGATCATCAGTTCGCTCAGTCGGGATCAGGCCAGCGATCTTTCCAAAAAGCTCACGGATTTTGGCATCAATGGGGCGAAGCCCGATCAGGATTTGATCACGCATCTGACCAGTCAGCTGAAGGAATTCCTGACGGTCAATGACGAGAACTTCCGCGCGCGGCACGAATGGTTCTATAAAAACATAGCCCCGCTGATCAAACTCTACGAGATTTCTCCAGGAGAAACGATCACGCTGCGGGCGTATACGCGCAGCGGTTACGTCAAGAGCCTGCCGCTGAAAGTCTACGGCGTCTATTCCTTCGCCGGACTGGAAGATTCCGACCTTGCCGGTCAGACCAGTATCATCGACCTTGTGAGCTTCCGCGAGCTTTACGGAAAGATGACGGAAGCCTCCCAGAAGGAGCTGGCCGAGATGCGCGCGCAGGTCGGCATCAAGGACATCGAAGCGAGCAACGCCGAGGATGCGCTGTTCGGTGAAGCGAGCCAGGCGCAGATCGAAACGCGTTCACTCGAAGCGAAGCCGGGTCCTGTCGAGGCGGTGATCAACATCAAGCCGACGATTCCCGATCGCTTCGATCTGGATGAAGTCACCCGCGGCCTTGCTTTGAATGCGGCCATCAAGCTGAAGGATCCCAGCCGCCTCGCGCAGACCCAGGAGGAACTCATCCAGGCTTTTAAAGACAAAGGCCTGGGCGTGCGCGTCGTGGATTGGCAGCAGGCATCGGGCATTGTCGGGCAGATGGTGAACATCATGCGGCTCGTCCTGGTCCTGGCCCTTGGCGTCATCGGTCTTGTGACCCTGGTGATCATCAACAACTCCATCATCGTCGGAACTCTGAACCGCATTCGGGAAATTGGAACGATGCGGGCCATCGGGGCCCAGAAGTCTTTCGTTGTGGGTCTTTTCCTGGGTGAAACCTGCGTGACGGGTTTGATCGGCTCCATACTCGGGGCGATCCTCGGGGCTGTGGTCCTCGTGCTCCTCTCCAAAGTCGGCATCCCGGCGGTGAATGATGTCGTGTCCTTCCTGTTTTCCGGTCCGCGGCTTTATCCCAATATTCGCTGGGACATCATCATAGCCACGCCCTTTGTCATTACGCTGGTCGCCACGCTCTCGTCGATCTATGCGGCGCGACTGGCCGCGCGGGTTCAACCGGCCGAAGCCATGCAAGAGAAGGAATGA
- a CDS encoding ABC transporter ATP-binding protein yields the protein MTQAIRIESVSKVYPLGKTEVRALKNIKLNIEEGEFTTIAGPSGCGKSTMLNLIGCMDTPTSGEVYIENQPISKLSDKDLTRLRLEKLGFIFQSFNLIPVLTVYQNIEFPLLIHGGFTPKDRARIIGELIEEVGLKDQARQKSNELSGGQRQRVAIARALVTNPRIVLADEPTANLDSATGEKIINLMKDINKTHKTTFIFSTHDPQVMKHASRIVRLKDGEVVES from the coding sequence ATGACGCAAGCCATTCGTATCGAATCAGTTTCGAAAGTCTATCCCCTCGGCAAGACCGAAGTCCGCGCCCTCAAGAATATCAAGTTGAATATTGAAGAGGGTGAGTTCACGACCATTGCCGGGCCCTCAGGCTGCGGCAAGTCCACGATGCTCAACCTCATCGGTTGCATGGATACGCCCACCTCGGGCGAGGTCTACATCGAAAACCAGCCGATCTCCAAACTCTCCGACAAGGACCTGACCCGTCTGCGATTGGAAAAGCTCGGTTTCATCTTTCAGAGTTTCAACCTGATTCCCGTGCTCACGGTTTATCAGAATATTGAATTTCCTCTGCTCATTCATGGTGGCTTCACACCCAAGGACAGAGCCCGCATCATCGGGGAGCTGATCGAAGAGGTGGGACTCAAAGACCAGGCGCGGCAGAAATCCAATGAACTGTCCGGCGGTCAAAGACAAAGGGTCGCCATCGCCCGGGCCCTGGTGACCAACCCCCGCATCGTCCTTGCCGATGAACCCACGGCCAACCTCGATTCAGCCACCGGCGAAAAAATCATCAACCTCATGAAAGACATCAATAAAACCCACAAGACCACCTTTATCTTTTCCACCCACGATCCGCAGGTCATGAAGCATGCCAGCCGCATCGTTCGGCTCAAGGACGGGGAAGTCGTCGAGTCCTGA
- a CDS encoding tetratricopeptide repeat protein encodes MHEEAQRSRRYWKILATTLHKEGRYAEALRIYRQAILLNPDDADLCYNLGNLLRTIGQHEKAIGVYEHAYRLNPKDPDILVNLAPLYRSTQKRDKARECYGKILALDPENVTAHYFLAALDGSTPPRAPAAYVIELFDQYAATYDQHMNQVLKYKAPESLRNLLNSYGPARGRRYEACDLGCGTGRSMDAFQKLVTHVDGYDLSPVMLERAAERNIYRQLIAGDCMETLGAATESYDLFLAADLLPYIGEVDSLFTVIRQKAKSPAFLLFSTEFQESGNSPRLMISGRYQHSLAYIQSRLRTHGMHLRAFQVEPLRLQAQVPIAGGIYLVEV; translated from the coding sequence ATGCACGAGGAAGCGCAGCGCAGTCGGCGTTATTGGAAAATCCTGGCGACCACCCTGCATAAGGAAGGGCGTTATGCGGAAGCTCTCCGCATCTATCGGCAGGCCATACTTTTAAATCCTGATGATGCCGATCTCTGCTATAACCTTGGCAATCTTCTGCGCACGATCGGGCAGCATGAAAAGGCCATCGGCGTCTATGAGCATGCCTACCGATTGAATCCGAAGGATCCCGACATCCTCGTGAACCTCGCGCCCCTTTATCGTTCGACTCAAAAGCGCGACAAGGCGCGCGAGTGCTATGGAAAAATCCTCGCGCTCGATCCCGAGAACGTGACGGCTCACTATTTCCTGGCGGCTTTGGATGGAAGCACGCCGCCGCGCGCACCCGCGGCTTATGTCATCGAACTCTTCGATCAGTATGCGGCGACCTATGATCAGCACATGAATCAGGTGCTGAAGTATAAAGCTCCCGAGAGTCTGCGGAACCTCTTGAACAGCTATGGTCCCGCGCGCGGCCGGCGTTATGAGGCCTGTGACCTGGGCTGCGGAACGGGACGCAGCATGGACGCCTTTCAAAAGCTCGTGACCCACGTGGACGGCTACGATCTTTCGCCTGTGATGCTGGAGCGGGCGGCGGAAAGAAACATCTACCGCCAGCTGATAGCGGGCGACTGCATGGAAACCCTGGGAGCTGCCACGGAATCCTACGATCTTTTCCTGGCTGCCGATCTTCTGCCTTATATCGGCGAGGTCGACTCCCTTTTCACCGTGATCAGGCAGAAAGCCAAGTCCCCGGCTTTTTTATTGTTCAGCACCGAGTTTCAGGAAAGCGGGAATTCCCCGCGCCTTATGATAAGCGGGCGTTACCAGCATAGTCTTGCTTACATACAATCACGACTAAGGACGCATGGAATGCACCTGCGCGCCTTTCAGGTCGAGCCTTTGCGGCTTCAAGCCCAAGTACCCATCGCGGGCGGAATCTACCTTGTGGAAGTGTGA
- a CDS encoding START domain-containing protein — protein MIARSIALAFVSLLLWQEPVSAGVKEWQNMGWQKINEEDGITVFRKSFPDSEVKGVGGECIINASVGKILWVLMDNEHKGDWVDKFKSTKTIETPSDLSNIQYAAFSMPFPVTNRDFVYRYDFSVDESINAVIVDVKSVEHPKAPAKDSIGVRGVILHGRYVLQPKGPNQTFVKAEYLADPKGILPTWVVNIVQKNWPYKTLAGLRKQVKKSFVQEWDIYNKVMKPKMKVAH, from the coding sequence ATGATAGCACGGTCCATCGCTTTGGCCTTTGTTAGCCTTCTGTTATGGCAAGAGCCGGTCAGCGCCGGCGTGAAGGAATGGCAAAACATGGGCTGGCAGAAAATCAATGAAGAGGACGGCATTACCGTTTTCCGCAAGTCCTTCCCCGACAGCGAGGTCAAAGGCGTCGGCGGAGAATGCATCATCAATGCATCGGTCGGCAAGATCCTCTGGGTTTTGATGGATAATGAACACAAAGGGGATTGGGTCGATAAATTCAAAAGCACCAAGACCATCGAGACCCCTTCCGACCTCTCGAACATTCAGTATGCAGCGTTCTCGATGCCCTTTCCCGTCACCAACCGCGACTTCGTCTATCGCTATGATTTTTCCGTCGATGAAAGCATAAACGCGGTCATCGTCGATGTGAAATCGGTGGAGCATCCAAAGGCTCCCGCCAAGGATTCGATCGGCGTCCGCGGCGTGATACTGCATGGACGTTATGTGCTGCAGCCCAAAGGTCCGAACCAGACTTTCGTCAAAGCGGAATATCTGGCCGATCCCAAAGGGATCCTGCCGACCTGGGTGGTGAACATCGTTCAAAAGAACTGGCCGTACAAGACGCTCGCCGGCCTTAGAAAGCAGGTGAAAAAGTCGTTCGTTCAGGAGTGGGACATCTATAACAAGGTGATGAAGCCCAAAATGAAAGTGGCCCACTGA
- a CDS encoding adenylate/guanylate cyclase domain-containing protein: MSLRLKTLLITAMTLTTLLLVLTVSLRSILLESYRQIEEQDALQNLDRGVNAFMGSLDHMDRTTQDYSYWDDLYRYMITKDRAFADVNLVDSTFSNTRWNLLLLFNPEGKNVYAGAFDLDAKASMDVPEAWKKAIESRLPRLKPETDKAAVRGLLQVPEGVMMIVAREILQSNLSGPSQGLMVTGRLLSGQENRLLAEQTRLNLRWQPLSQAQLDGLEQELTKGLKTDHARAMRPMNDKELLAIELIHDLDGQPALYMMLVLPRTIFMQGQKSLYYLISAVVICASVFSVMILWLLERFVLARMSRLSAEVVALGEGQDLSRRITGSGQDEIGQLSVAINRMLTTHEDLHVLLEREKGKSERLLHNVLPDAIATRLKESSGVIAESYAEVTILFADIVDFTTMSTQVSPEYLVNMLNEVFSAFDHLAEKHGLEKIKTIGDAYMVVGGLPEKREDHAEAVTRMALDMLAVLEDISRTRGQRLQVRIGINTGPVVAGVIGTKKFLYDLWGDTVNTASRMESSGIPGKIQVTEATLQRLEGRFQIQALGERDIKGKGRIPVFLVLDETRRKDAA; this comes from the coding sequence ATGTCTTTACGATTGAAAACGCTCTTAATTACGGCAATGACCCTGACCACCCTCCTTCTGGTGCTGACGGTCAGCCTTCGCTCCATCCTTTTGGAAAGCTATCGGCAGATTGAAGAGCAGGATGCCCTGCAGAATCTCGATCGCGGCGTGAATGCCTTCATGGGTTCGCTCGATCACATGGATCGAACGACCCAGGATTACAGCTATTGGGATGATCTCTATCGCTACATGATTACCAAAGATAGGGCCTTCGCGGATGTGAATCTGGTCGACTCGACGTTCAGCAACACCCGCTGGAACCTGCTCCTCCTTTTTAATCCTGAAGGGAAGAACGTCTATGCGGGCGCTTTCGATCTGGATGCCAAGGCCTCCATGGACGTTCCCGAGGCCTGGAAAAAAGCCATCGAATCGCGCCTTCCGCGGCTGAAACCCGAGACGGATAAAGCCGCGGTCCGTGGACTTTTGCAGGTCCCGGAAGGTGTGATGATGATTGTGGCTCGCGAGATCCTTCAGAGTAATCTGAGCGGCCCCTCGCAAGGCCTCATGGTCACGGGCCGCCTTCTTTCCGGTCAAGAGAACAGGCTTCTGGCCGAGCAGACGCGTTTGAACCTGCGCTGGCAGCCGCTCTCGCAGGCCCAACTGGATGGCCTTGAGCAGGAACTCACAAAGGGACTGAAGACGGATCATGCAAGGGCCATGCGGCCGATGAATGACAAGGAGCTTTTGGCTATTGAACTCATCCATGACCTGGATGGTCAGCCTGCTCTCTACATGATGCTGGTTTTGCCGCGAACCATATTTATGCAAGGGCAGAAGAGTCTTTATTATCTGATTTCCGCTGTCGTGATTTGCGCCAGCGTATTCTCGGTCATGATCCTTTGGCTTCTGGAGCGCTTTGTTCTGGCCCGCATGTCGCGCCTGTCCGCGGAAGTCGTGGCGCTGGGTGAAGGTCAGGATCTGAGCCGCCGCATCACAGGCAGCGGCCAGGACGAGATCGGCCAGCTTTCCGTTGCGATCAATCGCATGCTGACGACGCATGAGGACCTTCATGTGCTCCTGGAGCGCGAAAAGGGCAAGTCCGAACGCCTGCTGCATAACGTGCTGCCGGATGCCATTGCCACCCGACTCAAAGAGAGTTCCGGGGTCATCGCCGAGAGCTACGCGGAGGTGACAATCCTTTTCGCTGATATCGTCGACTTTACGACGATGTCGACCCAGGTCAGCCCCGAATATCTGGTCAATATGCTGAATGAAGTGTTTTCCGCCTTTGATCACCTTGCAGAAAAACATGGACTCGAGAAGATCAAGACGATTGGTGATGCCTATATGGTGGTGGGCGGCCTGCCGGAAAAAAGAGAGGATCACGCAGAAGCAGTCACACGCATGGCCCTCGACATGCTCGCCGTTCTGGAGGATATCAGCCGCACGCGTGGACAGCGACTGCAGGTGCGCATCGGCATCAATACCGGGCCTGTCGTGGCCGGCGTGATCGGGACCAAAAAGTTTCTCTATGATCTTTGGGGTGATACGGTCAATACCGCAAGCCGCATGGAGTCATCCGGCATTCCCGGAAAAATTCAGGTGACCGAAGCAACCCTTCAGCGACTGGAAGGCCGTTTTCAAATCCAGGCCTTGGGCGAGCGGGATATCAAAGGCAAAGGCCGGATCCCTGTGTTCCTCGTGCTGGACGAGACGAGACGGAAGGATGCGGCCTAG
- a CDS encoding sporulation protein produces MVFGRILASVGIGGAKVDTKISNPNLSPGGLMRGTVNLQGGSVDQAIERIDIALETYAKQEVGDGETQQNVVIGVETVAPALKIKAGQTLEIPFEVRVPWDAPLNRVYGYDVPVSIYLRTHVHLANAVDSGDKDPLWISPLPAQQHVLDAMRRLGFRLHKVDVEYGQIQGARLPFFQEIEFYPGSDYFGRLEEVEVTFINRAYDMDVIFEVDRRARGFRSMFGGHDDQIRFFRVAYDEADRTDFERLIQHTLQV; encoded by the coding sequence ATGGTCTTCGGTCGCATCCTGGCATCTGTTGGTATTGGTGGCGCCAAGGTTGATACAAAAATTTCCAACCCTAATCTTTCACCAGGCGGATTGATGCGCGGCACGGTCAACCTGCAAGGTGGGTCTGTGGACCAGGCGATCGAACGCATCGACATCGCGCTGGAAACCTATGCGAAGCAGGAAGTCGGTGATGGTGAAACCCAGCAGAATGTGGTGATCGGTGTCGAGACCGTGGCCCCTGCTCTGAAGATCAAGGCGGGTCAGACTCTGGAAATTCCCTTTGAAGTGCGTGTTCCCTGGGACGCTCCTTTGAATCGCGTCTACGGCTATGACGTTCCTGTGTCGATTTATTTAAGGACCCATGTGCATCTTGCCAATGCCGTGGACTCCGGTGACAAAGATCCCCTTTGGATCAGTCCGCTCCCGGCCCAGCAGCACGTGCTGGATGCCATGAGACGGCTCGGTTTCCGCCTGCATAAGGTGGATGTCGAATATGGTCAGATTCAAGGCGCGCGCCTGCCTTTCTTCCAGGAGATCGAATTCTATCCGGGATCGGATTACTTCGGGCGCCTCGAAGAAGTGGAAGTGACCTTTATCAATCGTGCCTATGATATGGATGTGATCTTTGAAGTGGACCGTCGGGCGCGGGGTTTTCGCTCCATGTTCGGGGGACATGATGATCAGATCCGATTCTTCCGCGTGGCTTACGATGAGGCCGATCGAACCGACTTCGAACGTCTGATTCAGCATACTCTGCAGGTCTAA
- a CDS encoding SPFH domain-containing protein, whose protein sequence is MTINFAIVLGFLGGFFMIPLAVFLFRMVTLEVEDGTATIITGFGKWKRTLDQPGLAFYPGKAWPWVKAQTLSLKRDFRHYAEIHVNDRSGTTVVIDLWLELSIVKPENTLFRVENFEAALQSLLTNSTASILGNFEFQQILSNRSELGRILKEDIREETQRWGLEIELVFISKLSLLPDVAQQLFDTVAARLDKARADIEEAGRLEAAQLEAETSAKIAALVAEAQGQYALAVGNAYHRLSKNQELLFAYRELYELSLMKPQRTVAFRGFADSEMKALDAAMAVPNVFEHIPIHGSRQTAMHAADRDGRQS, encoded by the coding sequence ATGACCATCAATTTCGCAATAGTTCTGGGTTTTCTGGGCGGGTTCTTCATGATCCCCTTGGCCGTTTTCCTGTTTCGCATGGTCACGCTTGAAGTCGAGGATGGGACCGCCACCATCATCACCGGCTTTGGGAAATGGAAGCGCACACTCGATCAGCCTGGTCTGGCCTTTTATCCCGGCAAGGCATGGCCCTGGGTGAAGGCGCAAACCCTGTCCCTGAAGCGGGATTTTCGTCATTATGCCGAGATTCATGTGAACGATCGGAGCGGCACCACGGTCGTGATCGATCTTTGGCTCGAACTCTCGATCGTCAAGCCCGAGAATACTTTGTTCCGCGTCGAAAATTTCGAGGCGGCGCTGCAAAGTCTTCTGACCAATTCCACCGCCTCCATCCTCGGCAACTTTGAATTCCAGCAGATCCTCAGCAATCGCAGTGAACTCGGCCGCATCCTGAAAGAGGACATCCGCGAGGAGACGCAGCGCTGGGGCCTTGAGATTGAGCTGGTCTTCATCAGTAAGCTCAGTCTTTTGCCGGATGTCGCGCAGCAGCTCTTTGATACGGTGGCGGCGCGGCTGGATAAGGCGCGTGCGGATATAGAAGAGGCAGGTCGATTGGAAGCGGCGCAGCTGGAAGCTGAGACGTCGGCAAAGATCGCGGCTCTGGTCGCTGAAGCCCAGGGACAGTATGCGCTGGCGGTCGGCAATGCCTATCATAGGCTGAGCAAGAATCAGGAACTTCTTTTCGCCTATCGCGAACTCTATGAGCTTTCGCTGATGAAACCGCAGCGCACGGTCGCCTTCCGTGGCTTCGCGGATTCGGAGATGAAAGCTCTGGATGCGGCCATGGCCGTACCGAATGTCTTTGAACATATTCCCATTCACGGCAGCCGCCAGACGGCCATGCATGCCGCGGATCGGGATGGTCGACAAAGTTAA